One genomic window of Quercus lobata isolate SW786 chromosome 9, ValleyOak3.0 Primary Assembly, whole genome shotgun sequence includes the following:
- the LOC115961713 gene encoding uncharacterized protein LOC115961713: MPYLKCVNEEEAKYILEEIHEGVCGDHAGPRSLVSKVIRTGYFWPNMQVDAMELVKKCDECQSLLSQGKGQVKFLLVAIDYFTKWVKAEALATITEARIQSFVWKNIICRFEIPWTIILDKGRQFNSQSFKDFYLSLGIKNQFSSPGHPQAKADRGNQLDTTQDHQSQVGRCKRGLGRKNYPMSCRTTGLQQEPQQEKPPSDSLMAPKQ, from the exons atGCCCTACTTGAAGTGTGTCAATGAAGAGGAAGCTAAGTATATCTTGGAAGAGATCCATGAAGGGGTTTGCGGGGACCATGCAGGTCCCAGATCCTTGGTAAGTAAGGTTATCAGAACAGGTTACTTCTGGCCTAACATGCAGGTGGATGCAATGGAGCTCGTTAAGAAGTGTGACGAGTGCCAAAG CTTGTTATCCCAAGGTAAAGGACAAGTAAAGTTCCTACTAGTTgctattgattacttcacaaaatgggtcaAAGCAGAGGCATTGGCAACCATCACTGAAGCAAGGATCCAGAGcttcgtgtggaagaacataatTTGTAGGTTCGAGATTCCATGGACGATCATATTAGATAAAGGGCGACAATTCAACAGCCAAAGCTTCAAGGATTTCTATTTAAGTCTAGGGATCAAGAACCAGTTCTCGTCCCCAGGACATCCACAAGCAAAGGCAGACAGAGGTAACCAATTAGACACTACTCAAGATCATCAAAGCCAAGTTGGACGATGCAAAAGGGGGCTTGGCCGGAAGAATTACCCAATGTCTTGTAGGACTACAGGACTACAACAAGAACCCCAACAAGAGAAACCCCCTTCAGACTCACTTATGGCACCAAAGCAGTAA